A stretch of the Clostridiales bacterium genome encodes the following:
- the rapZ gene encoding RNase adapter RapZ, translating to MKYLIVTGLSGAGKTACVRYLEDRGSFCMDNIPPMMLPRLIEAFDAAHTRTQTVTIAVDARSGEFFDAAAVAHMIRELVQLGHPIETIFMEASEETILNRYKETRRDHPLSQEGMTLTQAIAEERNRLQPLRETANYVIDTTNLTSRSLRRTLEKTLGNLNADEAPMRAEVLSFGFKRGLPRQADLVVDVRFLPNPFYIDALCRHSGLDDDVREFVMGHPVTKEFMEKWKDMLSFLIPHYKDEGKHRIVIAVGCTGGAHRSVAIAEAIGKYLRDEMGLPTEISHRDLLLEQARWTTPVEDGET from the coding sequence ATGAAATACCTGATCGTTACGGGACTGAGCGGCGCGGGAAAAACGGCATGCGTCCGCTACCTGGAGGACCGGGGCAGCTTCTGCATGGACAATATTCCGCCGATGATGCTGCCGCGCCTGATCGAGGCTTTCGATGCGGCGCATACCCGGACCCAGACGGTGACGATCGCGGTGGACGCGCGCAGCGGCGAGTTTTTCGACGCGGCGGCGGTGGCCCATATGATCCGGGAGCTGGTACAGCTGGGACATCCGATTGAGACGATCTTCATGGAGGCCAGCGAGGAGACCATCCTGAACCGGTACAAGGAAACGCGGCGGGACCACCCGCTGAGCCAGGAGGGCATGACGCTGACCCAGGCGATTGCCGAGGAGCGGAACCGCCTGCAGCCCCTGCGGGAAACGGCGAACTACGTGATCGACACGACGAACCTGACATCCCGGAGCCTGCGGCGCACGCTGGAAAAGACGCTGGGCAACCTGAACGCGGACGAGGCGCCGATGCGCGCCGAGGTGCTGAGCTTCGGGTTCAAGCGCGGGCTGCCGCGGCAGGCAGACCTGGTGGTGGACGTGCGGTTCCTGCCGAACCCGTTCTATATCGATGCCCTGTGCCGCCACAGCGGGCTGGACGACGACGTGCGCGAGTTCGTGATGGGACACCCGGTAACGAAGGAATTTATGGAAAAATGGAAGGATATGCTGTCCTTCCTGATCCCGCACTATAAGGACGAAGGCAAGCACCGAATCGTGATCGCGGTCGGGTGTACCGGCGGCGCGCACCGCAGCGTGGCGATCGCGGAGGCGATCGGGAAGTACCTGCGGGATGAAATGGGGCTGCCGACCGAAATCAGCCACCGGGACCTGCTGCTGGAGCAGGCGCGGTGGACAACGCCGGTTGAGGATGGCGAGACATGA
- the whiA gene encoding DNA-binding protein WhiA, whose translation MKTDTRQSFSAKVKAELIRLPLGKACCMLSEISALTMTSGHLAFRGGGWISISYRLDDAGTARRLLMLLKKRLNVNPTLHFTQTARMGGRKTCVLSLTGEDANTLLNALHMAETDEDGQMHLKRMAPRHPMTRQCCRRAFLRGAYLGAGTMTNPEKGYHFEWKAEDEQLPRTLEKLLEKCEMPYRDYERKGTQVIYLKGAQHIADMLALMGAGQSVLDMETIRVGKQVKAAATRAANCDEHNGDKMLAAAQKQADAIRRISLKQGLFTLPPGLQEIARLRLDNPEMSLKELGELMDPPVGKSGVNHRMRRLMEILDGEDPVN comes from the coding sequence ATGAAGACAGACACCCGGCAGAGCTTTTCCGCGAAGGTGAAGGCGGAGCTGATCCGCCTGCCGCTGGGAAAGGCCTGCTGCATGCTGAGCGAAATATCGGCACTGACGATGACCTCCGGGCACCTGGCGTTCCGCGGCGGCGGATGGATTTCCATCAGCTACCGGCTGGATGACGCCGGGACGGCCCGGAGACTTCTGATGCTGCTGAAAAAACGGCTGAACGTGAATCCGACGCTGCACTTTACGCAGACGGCGCGGATGGGCGGGCGGAAGACGTGCGTTCTTTCCCTGACGGGCGAGGACGCGAACACGCTGCTGAACGCGCTGCACATGGCGGAGACGGACGAGGACGGCCAGATGCACCTGAAGCGGATGGCGCCGCGGCACCCGATGACGCGGCAGTGCTGCCGGCGGGCGTTCCTGCGCGGGGCATACCTGGGGGCCGGCACGATGACCAACCCGGAGAAGGGATACCACTTCGAGTGGAAGGCGGAGGACGAGCAGCTGCCGCGGACGCTGGAAAAGCTGCTGGAGAAATGCGAGATGCCCTACCGCGACTATGAGCGGAAGGGCACCCAGGTGATCTACCTGAAGGGCGCGCAGCACATCGCGGATATGCTGGCGCTGATGGGCGCCGGGCAGAGCGTGCTGGACATGGAAACCATCCGCGTGGGCAAGCAGGTGAAGGCCGCAGCGACCCGGGCGGCCAACTGCGACGAGCACAACGGCGACAAGATGCTGGCGGCCGCGCAGAAGCAAGCGGACGCGATCCGGAGGATCTCGCTGAAGCAGGGGCTGTTTACGCTGCCGCCGGGGCTGCAGGAGATTGCCCGGCTGCGGCTGGACAATCCCGAGATGAGCCTGAAGGAGCTTGGGGAACTGATGGATCCCCCGGTGGGCAAGAGCGGCGTGAACCACCGGATGCGGCGGCTGATGGAGATCCTGGACGGGGAGGACCCCGTAAACTGA